A stretch of the Candidatus Zixiibacteriota bacterium genome encodes the following:
- a CDS encoding glycosyltransferase family 2 protein, whose protein sequence is MIENNDQRLPLISVVVPVRNEGPFIRRTLEYIAGQDYPADKLEIFVVDGFSEDGTREIVLEMSAADSRIKLLDNLVRLSSAGRNIGARAAKGELVIYIDGHVYIDGDQLLVNTVRLMREKKVEVLSRPQFLDTPDNNFMQQAISLARKSVIGHGRDSTIYTVKESYVDPTSSGASYHRNIFDRVGYFDENFDAAEDLDFNYRVASAGFKSFTSPELAVYYYPRTSLPGLFKQMKRYGTGRFRFVQKHPETLSAAMLAPTVLLVTLLGLLVASFWISIVPFATIAGAYLLTLLTASFAISAGCDWRFLPVLPAVFVTIHFGLAWGFLREAISSLFGRNGERHPEEKL, encoded by the coding sequence ATGATTGAAAACAACGACCAGCGGCTTCCACTCATAAGCGTCGTGGTGCCGGTTCGAAACGAAGGCCCTTTTATCAGAAGGACCTTGGAATATATTGCCGGTCAGGATTACCCGGCTGACAAACTGGAAATATTTGTCGTCGACGGATTCTCCGAAGATGGCACACGGGAGATCGTGCTGGAGATGTCGGCGGCGGACTCAAGAATTAAATTATTGGACAACCTGGTAAGACTGTCATCGGCGGGCCGCAATATTGGAGCCAGAGCGGCTAAGGGCGAATTGGTTATCTATATTGACGGCCACGTATACATCGACGGAGATCAGTTACTGGTTAACACCGTTCGTCTTATGCGGGAAAAGAAGGTCGAGGTATTGAGCCGCCCACAGTTTCTGGATACTCCTGACAACAATTTCATGCAGCAGGCCATATCTCTGGCGCGGAAGTCGGTAATCGGACACGGCCGTGATTCCACCATTTACACTGTCAAAGAGAGCTATGTTGACCCCACTTCTTCTGGAGCCAGTTATCATAGGAACATATTTGACCGAGTGGGTTATTTTGACGAGAATTTCGATGCTGCTGAAGATCTCGATTTTAATTACCGGGTCGCCAGCGCTGGCTTCAAATCCTTTACTTCCCCTGAACTCGCGGTGTACTATTATCCCAGGACCAGCCTTCCCGGATTGTTCAAACAGATGAAAAGATATGGCACCGGACGCTTCAGGTTTGTCCAGAAGCACCCAGAGACATTGTCCGCCGCAATGCTGGCACCCACCGTGCTGCTCGTAACGCTGCTCGGGCTTCTGGTGGCATCGTTCTGGATATCTATCGTGCCATTTGCGACCATCGCAGGGGCTTACCTGCTGACATTGTTGACGGCAAGTTTCGCAATTTCTGCCGGGTGCGACTGGCGTTTTCTGCCCGTGCTGCCTGCTGTTTTTGTTACTATTCATTTTGGCCTGGCCTGGGGATTCCTTCGAGAGGCCATTAGCAGTCTGTTTGGGAGAAATGGCGAAAGACATCCCGAGGAGAAGCTATGA
- a CDS encoding GDSL-type esterase/lipase family protein: MKRKWKIVLILSLIGNLCIFYVAYKALEYRAHINHFLDKYTHVTAEFSERSVFEQDNARLKGSPPAGNRVVFFGTQVIKKWDLKRYFENYEPVNRGVAGQRASGFLLRFKPDVIELEPMAVLIELSSYNFRPENTVKELEDYVSLIAQLSRVNGIEPILTTVIPPAVDVEVEGHGDYSVHDSLKVYNDWIRTYCTDNEYALADFYSILADSNGYLSGNLASNAVEPNEEGYGLLSEAVLKTLQNVKVTAGLSD, translated from the coding sequence ATGAAGCGGAAATGGAAGATTGTACTTATACTTTCTTTGATCGGCAACCTCTGTATTTTCTACGTTGCCTATAAGGCACTCGAGTACCGGGCGCACATAAATCACTTTCTCGACAAATACACTCATGTCACAGCCGAATTTTCGGAACGGTCGGTTTTCGAGCAGGACAATGCGAGACTCAAGGGGAGTCCACCGGCAGGCAATCGGGTTGTTTTTTTTGGTACCCAGGTGATTAAGAAGTGGGATCTGAAGAGGTATTTTGAAAACTATGAGCCTGTTAATCGTGGCGTTGCGGGCCAGAGGGCATCGGGGTTTCTGCTGCGGTTCAAACCTGATGTAATCGAGCTTGAGCCTATGGCCGTGCTGATAGAGCTTAGCTCGTACAATTTCCGCCCCGAGAACACGGTCAAGGAGCTTGAGGACTATGTATCGCTCATAGCCCAGTTGTCGCGGGTGAACGGGATCGAGCCGATTCTGACCACGGTCATACCGCCGGCCGTGGACGTGGAGGTGGAGGGTCACGGGGATTATTCTGTGCATGACAGTCTGAAAGTTTATAATGATTGGATAAGGACATATTGCACGGACAACGAATATGCGCTCGCAGATTTTTACAGCATACTTGCTGACAGCAACGGATACCTGTCAGGTAATTTGGCTTCAAACGCTGTTGAACCGAACGAAGAGGGGTACGGCTTGCTATCCGAGGCGGTACTGAAAACGCTACAGAACGTCAAGGTAACCGCCGGATTATCTGATTAG